The Argentina anserina chromosome 3, drPotAnse1.1, whole genome shotgun sequence genome includes a region encoding these proteins:
- the LOC126786763 gene encoding E3 ubiquitin-protein ligase WAV3-like: MGSKWRKAKLALGLNTCLYVPQTSEEHPSSPSPNGVVASRHSDAVSSSSLLSPTGLGSDRQATTPTPSSSGLRLPKSGTKSSKKTCAICLTTMKPGHGHAIFTAECSHSFHFHCITSNVKHGNQICPVCRAKWKEVPFQNPASDLSRGLPRINPVNWPQDDAWMTVLRQIPAPRVDVSRPVTSLFHTPEPVLFDDDESLDNQPDSIKNKASVEDPISSNNCIRIIEVKTYPEVPAVERSSPHDNFSVLIHLKAPHTNAGNPVSQNSRAPVDLVTVLDVSGSMAGTKLALLKRAMGFVVQNLGPSDRLCVIAFSSTARRLFPLRRMTDTGRQQALQAVNCLVSNGGTNIAEALKKGTKVLVDRNSKNPVCSIILLSDGQDTYTASSPRGTHPRTDYQSLLPISIRRNNAAGLHIPVHTFGFGADHDAASMHSISEISGGTFSFIEAESVIQDAFAQCIGGLLSVVVQELNVRIECVHPNLQLDSIKAGSYRTSMMPDARMGSIDVGDLYAEEERDFLVTMNIPVGCLYKDEMSLVQVRCLYKDPITKDMINLDEAGEVTIRRPVVAGKLVVSMEVDRQRNRLRAAEAMAEARIAAENGDLAGAVSLLESCRRELSETSSAQAGDRLCVALSAELKEMEERMGNRRAYEETGRAYVLSGLSSHSWQRATARGDSTDSTSLLQSYQTPSMVDMVTRSQTMVLGNPSPRRTLSSAKSFPVKSRPR, from the exons ATGGGAAGCAAATGGAGGAAAGCCAAGCTTGCTCTTGGCTTGAACACTTGTCTCTATGTTCCTCAAACTTCAGAGGAACACCCATCTTCACCTTCCCCTAACGGCGTCGTTGCGTCCAGGCATTCCGACGCGGTTTCCTCCTCCTCACTGCTTTCTCCGACGGGTCTTGGCTCCGACCGGCAAGCCACCACGCCGACTCCGTCGTCTTCCGGGCTCCGGTTGCCCAAGAGTGGAACCAAGTCCTCAAAG AAAACTTGTGCAATATGCTTAACCACCATGAAACCTGGTCATGGGCATGCCATTTTCACTGCAGAGTGCTCCCACTCTTTTCACTTCCATTGCATTACTTCTAATGTGAAACATGGGAATCAAATTTGCCCAGTTTGCAGAGCAAAGTGGAAAGAAGTCCCCTTTCAGAACCCTGCTTCTGATCTTTCACGGGGTCTTCCAAGAATTAACCCAGTGAATTGGCCCCAAGATGATGCCTGGATGACTGTTTTACGCCAAATTCCTGCACCACGCGTTGACGTGAGCAGGCCTGTTACATCACTCTTCCACACTCCTGAGCCAGTTTTGTTTGACGATGATGAAAGTTTAGATAACCAACCTGACAGTATCAAGAATAAGGCTTCTGTTGAAGATCCAATTTCTAGCAACAATTGTATCAGAATCATAGAGGTCAAAACATATCCTGAAGTTCCTGCTGTGGAAAGATCAAGCCCTCATGATAACTTCAGTGTTCTAATTCATCTCAAGGCTCCTCATACAAATGCTGGAAATCCAGTATCTCAAAATTCTCGTGCTCCGGTAGATCTTGTTACAGTGCTTGATGTTAGTGGCAGCATGGCAGGTACAAAGCTGGCTTTGCTAAAACGCGCCATGGGGTTTGTGGTACAGAACCTTGGTCCGTCTGATCGGCTCTGTGTGATTGCCTTCTCCTCTACAGCACGCCGGCTCTTTCCCCTTCGTCGTATGACTGATACTGGACGTCAGCAAGCATTGCAGGCTGTAAACTGTCTTGTTTCAAATGGTGGAACAAACATTGCTGAGGCTCTTAAAAAAGGCACCAAGGTTTTAGTAGATCGCAATTCAAAAAATCCTGTTTGCAGTATTATTCTACTATCTGATGGTCAGGATACATATACTGCCAGTAGTCCTCGTGGAACTCATCCCCGTACAGATTACCAATCACTTCTCCCAATCTCTATCCGTCGAAATAATGCAGCAGGGTTGCATATTCCAGTTCACACATTTGGATTTGGAGCAGACCATGATGCTGCCTCAATGCATTCAATCTCGGAGATTTCTGGGggtacattttcttttatAGAAGCTGAAAGTGTGATTCAGGATGCATTTGCACAGTGCATTGGGGGCCTTCTGAGTGTGGTGGTGCAAGAGCTGAATGTCAGAATTGAGTGTGTTCACCCGAATTTGCAATTGGATTCAATAAAAGCTGGGAGTTATAGAACCAGCATGATGCCTGATGCAAGAATGGGATCTATTGATGTTGGAGACCTGTATGCTGAAGAAGAAAGGGATTTTTTGGTGACAATGAATATTCCAGTTGGATGTCTTTACAAAGATGAGATGTCACTGGTACAGGTTAGATGTCTTTACAAAGATCCCATTACAAAAGACATGATCAATTTGGATGAAGCTGGTGAAGTCACTATCAGAAGGCCCGTAGTAGCTGGGAAACTAGTAGTTTCAATGGAAGTAGACAGGCAACGCAACAGGCTTCGTGCAGCCGAAGCAATGGCTGAGGCCAGAATAGCTGCTGAGAATGGTGACTTGGCTGGTGCAGTTTCCCTCCTGGAGAGCTGTCGCCGGGAATTATCTGAAACTTCTTCTGCACAAGCAGGTGACCGGTTGTGTGTTGCACTATCAGCCGAGTTAAAGGAGATGGAAGAAAGAATGGGGAACCGTCGTGCATACGAAGAAACCGGAAGGGCTTATGTTTTATCAGGATTGAGTTCACACTCATGGCAGAGGGCCACTGCTCGAGGTGATTCCACAGATAGCACAAGCCTTTTGCAATCTTACCAAACTCCATCAATGGTAGACATGGTGACACGGTCTCAGACTATGGTACTAGGGAATCCATCACCTCGACGAACCCTCAGCAGTGCTAAGTCATTTCCAGTCAAATCACGGCCACGTTAA